Within the Marixanthomonas sp. SCSIO 43207 genome, the region TTGAATTAACTGAAACAAAGGAGGGATATCAAACAAAGAGTCTTTTATTATGTGAAGCTTATCAATAAAGTGTAATATCTTGGTTTGGGCACCACCACTGCAATGTACCATTCCGTGAATTTCCTTATTACTGAATTTTGAAAGAATTTTCTTTAGTATTGGCGCATAGGTTCTCGTTGGTGACAATACTAATTTACCAGCATCTAGAGGCGTATTGGCAATTGTATCTGTCAATTTTCTTGAACCTGAATACACCAAATCATTAGGCACTGAAGGGTCAAAGCTTTCAGGGTATTTTTCAGCGAGGTATTTTTCAAAAACATCGTGTCTGGCAGAAGTTAGCCCATTACTTCCCATTCCTCCATTATATTCAGATTCATAGCTAGCTTGACCAAAAGAAGCCAAACCAACAATAACATCTCCGGCTTGAATATTTGCGTTATCAATAACATCGCTTCGCTTCATTCTAGCTGTAACGGTAGAATCAACAATAATGGTACGTACTAAGTCACCTACATCGGCAGTTTCGCCTCCAGTAGAATGTATAGATACGCCGTTTTCAGAAAGACTTGAAATAAGCTCCTCGGTTCCATTAATTATTGCTGAAATAACTTCACCAGGGATAGCATTTTTATTTCTACCAATTGTTGAAGACAACATAATGTTATCTGTTGCACCCACACACAACAAGTCGTCAATATTCATAATAAGAGCGTCTTGCGCAATACCTTTCCATACAGAAAGATCTCCTGTTTCTTTCCAATACATATAAGCCAAGGACGATTTTGTTCCGGCTCCATCTGCGTGCATCACGAGACAATAATCTTTATCACCGGTAAGGTAATCTGGTACAATTTTACAAAAAGCGTTGGGAAACAACCCTTTATCTATGTTTTTAATTGCGTTATGCACATCTTCTTTGGAAGCAGAAACACCTCGCTTTGCATATCGTTTTGAAATTTCCTGACTCATAGCACTCTATTTTTCACTACAAAAATAGGCAATAAAAAACGTCCCGGAAATTCAGGACGTTTTTTTTCATATGGTTAGTTATATATATTACTCCCAATCTGGCATAAAGGCATTTTCATAAAGCAACTCCCTTTCTACATTATTGTCGTCTTGATCAACTTGAACCTTGTAGACGTCGCGTTGTGAAATACCATCGTTTGAGGTGTTTGTAAAAATCACTTCAGCTTCGTTGGGTGAGAAAATAGGTTCAAGATCATTTGTACCATTTTCCTTTTGGTCTGATATATCAGTTGTAGTTTCATCTACCATATCATAAACAAACATTCTAGAGTCTAGTCTTCTGTAATCTGCACTTTCAAAACCGGAAACATCATAAGAATATAGCACCAATTGATTTGTAACTGACAGGTTGAGACCACTTGCTGCTCCGTCAACACCTGATAAAATGTTGTTTAATACATTACCATCAAAGTCTATTGTGAAAATTGATATGTCATACCCATTAATATTATTAGTTTTTAAGGCTATAATATCACTATTTTCACTTACATCTACTTCAGAAATCAATGAACCGTCAGTTGTTTGATAGACTTCTTCCAGCCCTTGTCCATTTGAATTAATTCTATATAATTTATCAAATCTTGGGAAGTAAATCATATCACTGGTAGGTG harbors:
- a CDS encoding AIR synthase related protein, which gives rise to MSQEISKRYAKRGVSASKEDVHNAIKNIDKGLFPNAFCKIVPDYLTGDKDYCLVMHADGAGTKSSLAYMYWKETGDLSVWKGIAQDALIMNIDDLLCVGATDNIMLSSTIGRNKNAIPGEVISAIINGTEELISSLSENGVSIHSTGGETADVGDLVRTIIVDSTVTARMKRSDVIDNANIQAGDVIVGLASFGQASYESEYNGGMGSNGLTSARHDVFEKYLAEKYPESFDPSVPNDLVYSGSRKLTDTIANTPLDAGKLVLSPTRTYAPILKKILSKFSNKEIHGMVHCSGGAQTKILHFIDKLHIIKDSLFDIPPLFQLIQEESKTDWKEMYQVFNMGHRMELYIPEQFASEIIEISKSFNVDAQVIGRVEASEEKKLTINSSKGSFTYN